Proteins co-encoded in one Vibrio fortis genomic window:
- the aroB gene encoding 3-dehydroquinate synthase, whose amino-acid sequence MERITVNLAERSYPISIGAGLFEDPAYLSFLSGKQKVVVISNVTVAPLYADKILSLLSDVGCQASLLELPDGEQYKTLETFNTVMSYMLEGNYSRDVVVIALGGGVIGDLVGFAAACYQRGIDFVQIPTTLLSQVDSSVGGKTAVNHPMGKNMIGAFYQPKSVIIDTNCLSTLPEREFAAGIAEVIKYGIIYDEAFFSWLEENLDKLYQLDEQALTTAIARCCAIKAEVVAQDEKESGIRALLNLGHTFGHAIEAELGYGNWLHGEAVSSGTVMAAKTAQLQGLITEQQLERIISILKSAKLPIHTPESMSFEDFMKHMMRDKKVLSGQLRLVLPTSIGTAEVVADVPQDIIKQAIDFCRTL is encoded by the coding sequence ATGGAACGGATTACGGTCAATCTAGCTGAGCGTAGCTACCCTATCTCTATTGGCGCCGGGTTATTTGAAGACCCGGCGTACCTTTCTTTTTTATCCGGTAAGCAAAAAGTGGTTGTGATCAGTAATGTCACAGTTGCCCCTTTGTATGCGGATAAAATCTTATCGCTTTTGAGTGACGTTGGCTGTCAAGCATCTCTACTAGAGTTACCTGATGGTGAGCAATACAAGACACTTGAAACCTTTAACACCGTAATGAGCTACATGCTTGAAGGTAACTACAGCCGCGATGTGGTGGTGATTGCCTTAGGTGGTGGTGTGATTGGTGATCTTGTCGGCTTTGCTGCGGCTTGTTACCAGCGTGGTATTGATTTCGTTCAGATTCCTACGACTTTGCTTTCACAGGTAGATTCATCGGTAGGTGGTAAAACAGCCGTTAATCACCCTATGGGTAAGAACATGATTGGCGCCTTCTATCAACCTAAGTCTGTCATCATCGATACTAACTGCCTATCTACACTGCCTGAGCGTGAGTTTGCGGCGGGTATTGCTGAAGTGATCAAGTACGGCATCATTTACGATGAAGCCTTCTTTAGCTGGCTCGAAGAGAACCTCGATAAGCTGTATCAACTTGACGAGCAGGCACTGACTACGGCGATTGCGCGTTGTTGTGCGATTAAAGCTGAGGTTGTGGCACAAGATGAGAAAGAGTCAGGAATCCGTGCGTTATTGAACCTAGGTCATACATTTGGTCATGCGATTGAAGCAGAACTAGGCTATGGTAATTGGCTACATGGTGAAGCTGTGTCATCTGGCACGGTTATGGCTGCAAAAACGGCGCAACTGCAAGGCTTGATTACCGAGCAGCAACTTGAGCGTATTATCTCTATACTTAAGAGTGCGAAGTTGCCAATTCATACTCCAGAAAGCATGTCTTTTGAAGACTTTATGAAGCACATGATGCGCGATAAAAAAGTGCTCTCTGGTCAGCTCCGTCTCGTTCTACCGACTAGCATTGGTACAGCTGAGGTGGTTGCCGATGTACCTC
- the aroK gene encoding shikimate kinase AroK, with product MAEKRNIFLVGPMGAGKSTIGRHLASQLHMEFLDSDTVIEERTGADIAWVFDVEGEEGFRKREESVINDLTEEQGIVLATGGGSVMSKENRNRLSARGIVVYLETTIEKQLARTNRDKKRPLLQTDNPRDVLEDLAMTRNALYEEVADYTVRTDDQSAKVVANQIVKMLEER from the coding sequence ATGGCTGAGAAACGCAATATTTTTCTTGTTGGCCCAATGGGCGCCGGCAAAAGTACAATTGGTAGACACCTAGCTTCCCAACTGCACATGGAGTTTCTAGACTCTGATACTGTGATCGAAGAGCGCACTGGCGCAGACATCGCTTGGGTATTTGATGTAGAAGGTGAAGAAGGTTTCCGTAAACGCGAAGAATCTGTAATCAACGATCTGACAGAAGAACAAGGTATTGTTCTTGCGACAGGCGGCGGTTCAGTAATGAGCAAAGAAAACCGTAACCGTCTATCTGCACGAGGTATTGTTGTTTACCTTGAAACAACAATTGAGAAGCAACTTGCGCGTACAAACCGCGACAAGAAGCGCCCTCTACTTCAAACGGATAACCCGCGTGATGTGCTAGAAGATCTAGCAATGACTCGCAACGCACTGTACGAAGAAGTGGCGGACTACACAGTTCGTACTGACGACCAAAGTGCAAAAGTGGTAGCCAACCAGATCGTAAAAATGCTAGAAGAACGTTAA
- a CDS encoding pilus assembly protein PilP — protein MNLVRALLVLLIVSVVAGCKANQDSLEDFVVQVEARARKDVEQLGPTSEFVAVQYQQKTHRSPFELPKEAIVLTQPKAKKDCWQPTRRSRTGKLEKYPLDQLRLKGVMGSGSQVSGLVQTPKGNVVKVQKDQFIGLNNGRITKVTSQYVMINETLPDGLGCWHRRNVRLALK, from the coding sequence ATGAATCTCGTTAGAGCCTTGCTGGTGCTGTTGATTGTCTCAGTTGTTGCTGGGTGTAAGGCCAACCAAGATTCGTTAGAGGATTTTGTTGTGCAGGTAGAGGCTCGAGCACGTAAAGATGTGGAGCAGTTAGGACCTACCTCTGAGTTTGTCGCTGTGCAATATCAGCAAAAGACCCACCGCTCACCGTTTGAGTTGCCCAAAGAGGCGATTGTACTGACACAGCCTAAAGCGAAAAAGGATTGCTGGCAGCCAACGCGACGTAGTCGTACCGGGAAGTTAGAAAAATACCCGCTTGACCAGTTGCGACTCAAGGGAGTTATGGGCAGTGGCAGTCAGGTGTCTGGCCTTGTTCAAACTCCAAAAGGCAATGTCGTTAAAGTGCAGAAAGACCAGTTCATTGGCTTAAATAATGGACGTATTACTAAGGTCACCAGTCAGTACGTAATGATTAATGAAACCCTTCCAGATGGTCTAGGTTGTTGGCATCGACGCAATGTCCGCTTAGCTCTCAAATAA
- the pilO gene encoding type IV pilus inner membrane component PilO, whose amino-acid sequence MVNFQDLDVDEITEWPLLPQLLVIVLLMLIIQGFGAWFYVMPLNDELEQMKQQEQTLKTTLRIKANKVATLPALQNQLDELTSRYDYLLEQLPVQKELASMLASVNELGLDNKLTFTRIDWGEKQNKAFLYSLPLNIELTGDYHEIGDFSAAIAKLPRIINFDDVTWQRVSQESSTLHFRVRAYTYQFKAEVKDESR is encoded by the coding sequence ATGGTTAATTTTCAAGATCTCGATGTCGATGAAATTACGGAGTGGCCGCTGTTACCGCAGCTGTTGGTGATCGTTTTACTGATGTTAATCATCCAAGGCTTCGGAGCTTGGTTCTATGTAATGCCACTCAATGACGAGTTAGAGCAGATGAAACAGCAAGAGCAGACGCTAAAAACCACCCTTCGAATTAAAGCCAATAAAGTGGCCACTTTGCCTGCGTTGCAGAATCAACTCGATGAATTGACCAGTCGTTACGACTATCTACTTGAACAGTTACCAGTGCAAAAAGAGTTGGCGAGTATGCTTGCCTCGGTTAACGAGCTCGGTCTAGATAACAAACTCACCTTTACACGCATTGATTGGGGCGAAAAACAGAACAAGGCCTTCTTATATAGCTTACCTCTGAATATCGAGCTGACAGGTGATTACCATGAAATTGGTGACTTTTCCGCAGCAATAGCCAAGTTGCCGCGCATCATTAACTTTGATGATGTGACTTGGCAGAGGGTCAGCCAAGAGAGCAGTACTCTGCATTTTCGTGTTCGCGCATACACCTACCAATTTAAGGCAGAGGTGAAAGATGAATCTCGTTAG
- a CDS encoding PilN domain-containing protein, translating into MLHQINLLPWRDELRAQHKKRFIQLVILGTLMAVMGQWAIGHYFQQEKARQQARLNYLEQYIGQLDKQIRSLKVAEREHKAILTRLDVVESLQSGRNKTTHFMNLMPELIPEGVYVDKIKMNGQEIEMSGISDSTARLATMLDNLERSPSLNNVEMHSIVHNRKRFNKEFQTFKVSFGFVPSSVDQMPALNAAQGASHG; encoded by the coding sequence ATGTTGCATCAAATTAATCTCCTTCCTTGGCGTGATGAGCTTCGAGCGCAACACAAGAAACGCTTCATTCAGTTGGTGATCTTAGGCACCTTGATGGCGGTCATGGGGCAGTGGGCGATTGGGCACTATTTCCAACAAGAAAAAGCTCGTCAGCAAGCCCGTCTTAACTATCTTGAACAGTATATTGGTCAGCTTGATAAACAGATTCGTTCTTTGAAAGTGGCAGAGCGGGAGCATAAAGCCATTCTAACTCGGTTAGATGTGGTGGAGTCTTTACAGTCTGGGCGCAACAAAACCACTCACTTTATGAATCTGATGCCTGAACTTATCCCAGAAGGCGTCTATGTCGATAAGATTAAGATGAATGGACAAGAAATTGAGATGTCTGGGATCAGCGACAGTACCGCACGGCTTGCCACCATGCTCGATAACCTAGAGCGTTCTCCTTCCCTTAATAATGTTGAAATGCACTCTATTGTGCACAATCGCAAGCGTTTTAATAAAGAGTTTCAAACCTTTAAGGTTTCATTTGGTTTTGTTCCCTCCTCTGTAGATCAGATGCCAGCACTTAACGCAGCTCAAGGGGCGTCACATGGTTAA
- the pilM gene encoding type IV pilus assembly protein PilM — protein MGSSLVTGIDINNHSIKAVVLKPVGELYALVGYKELPITDDIFTDNHTLEYQKTVKKLKELRKGLPFGCRHAAISVPDNTVISKILQIESDLEDREKEFSIYQTFAHQSPFPIEELSLDFIKLDDKRFGKGSTTSYQVYATRKEVVESRSQALTKAGFRPIVVDTQAHGLLNIWQLATRLYPEKQSWIIIDIGVNQTSLGLIPQSGVPFFKDIAFGTQALYQSEYFGDVSSPFGSAEQTQAFTVNLIEKLKRQFQLYASVNSLQALRGIWLMGEGAETPMLVEQLERHFQLACEPLNPLALFENKASTKRYKNMDRHVFGIAAGMAVSGLKWRGVKHVASN, from the coding sequence ATGGGTTCGTCATTAGTTACAGGTATAGATATAAACAATCACAGCATCAAAGCTGTGGTTTTAAAGCCCGTTGGAGAGTTATATGCCTTAGTGGGGTACAAAGAACTGCCTATTACGGACGACATTTTCACAGATAACCACACCTTGGAGTATCAGAAAACTGTAAAGAAACTCAAAGAACTTAGGAAAGGCTTACCGTTTGGCTGTCGTCATGCGGCCATCTCAGTCCCAGATAATACCGTGATTAGCAAAATCTTGCAGATAGAAAGTGACCTGGAAGACCGAGAAAAAGAGTTCTCTATCTATCAAACCTTCGCTCATCAATCGCCTTTCCCGATTGAGGAACTGAGCTTGGATTTCATTAAATTGGATGATAAGCGATTTGGTAAAGGTTCAACCACCAGTTATCAGGTTTATGCGACGCGCAAAGAGGTGGTGGAAAGCCGCTCTCAAGCGCTGACTAAAGCAGGCTTTCGTCCAATTGTGGTCGACACTCAAGCCCATGGACTGCTCAACATTTGGCAGTTGGCAACTCGACTTTATCCAGAGAAACAGAGTTGGATCATCATCGATATTGGCGTGAATCAAACCTCGCTCGGGCTTATCCCTCAAAGTGGGGTGCCTTTCTTTAAAGACATCGCATTTGGTACTCAAGCGCTCTATCAGTCAGAGTATTTCGGAGATGTTTCAAGCCCTTTTGGTTCAGCAGAGCAGACCCAAGCCTTTACCGTGAATCTGATCGAAAAACTCAAACGGCAGTTTCAGCTCTATGCGTCGGTTAACTCGTTGCAGGCGTTACGAGGGATTTGGTTGATGGGAGAAGGGGCAGAAACACCGATGCTCGTCGAGCAACTAGAGCGTCATTTTCAGTTGGCTTGTGAGCCTCTTAACCCATTAGCCCTGTTTGAAAATAAGGCTTCTACTAAGCGTTATAAGAATATGGATCGTCATGTCTTTGGTATTGCTGCAGGGATGGCCGTGAGTGGCTTGAAATGGCGAGGAGTGAAGCATGTTGCATCAAATTAA
- a CDS encoding penicillin-binding protein 1A, protein MKFIKRLFIFTLVCMILGVSTIFGFYYYVKPELPDVATLRDVELQTPMQVFSQDGKLISQFGEKRRNPVSYDEIPRHLVEALIATEDSRFYDHPGIDPIGITRAAIVVAMSGSAKQGASTITQQLARNFFLSNEKKIMRKIKEIFIAIHIEQLLSKEEIMELYVNKIFLGHRSYGFGAAARVYFGKDLPDLTLSEIATLAGMPKAPSTMNPIYSLERATNRRNVVLGRMLDEKYITQEEYDEARAEELVSKYHGAEIELSAPYVAEVARAWMVERYGEDAYTSGMKVYTTVDSTLQDAANRAAITNLLNYDERHGYRGAEKVLWQTEQAAWDQEQIVKHLKSQPTYGDLTPAVVTKVDAQRAHVWVKNQGEGVIEWQGMNWARKFLTDDRQGPAPSNAQEILAVGEQIWVRSETISGKEATAEENEEATEVANAAPTNWRLSQVPNANTAFVAMNPDNGAVLSMVGGFNFVHNKFNRATQSIRQVGSGIKPFIYSAAIDKGLTLASLINDAPINQWDKSQGTAWRPKNSPPTYVGPTRLRIGLAQSKNVMAVRVLREVGLDDTRNYLTRFGFDIDEVPRSETIALGAGSLTPMKVAQGYSVFANGGYYVEPFYISRVESPFGDVEFEASPKVVCHQDCEANLETDPVADEFAEQDVDAETQYAPQVISEQTAFLVREMMYSNIWGGGNWREGTGWNGTGWRAQPLKRRDIGGKTGTTNDSKDTWYSGYGPGIVATVWVGFDNHNRNLGRTKNNSNLGKDQITGAEAGAKTAQPAWVDFMGLALKDVPAQRKEIPEDIVRVRIDRDTGLLTNKSDGSSMFEYFVKGTEPTEYISERFGDDIYSSSGDAEEELF, encoded by the coding sequence GTGAAGTTCATAAAGCGATTATTCATATTTACATTGGTTTGCATGATTCTTGGAGTCAGTACAATTTTTGGTTTTTATTATTACGTAAAACCAGAATTGCCAGATGTCGCGACACTACGCGATGTTGAACTTCAAACGCCAATGCAAGTCTTCAGTCAAGACGGCAAATTGATCTCTCAATTTGGTGAAAAGCGACGCAACCCTGTCAGCTACGACGAAATTCCTCGTCACCTAGTTGAAGCACTCATCGCTACCGAAGATAGCCGCTTCTACGACCACCCTGGCATCGACCCGATTGGTATTACTCGTGCTGCGATTGTTGTTGCTATGTCTGGCTCAGCAAAACAGGGCGCGAGTACGATTACCCAACAGCTTGCGCGTAACTTCTTCTTATCTAATGAGAAAAAGATTATGCGTAAGATCAAAGAGATCTTCATCGCGATCCACATCGAGCAACTGCTGAGCAAAGAAGAGATCATGGAACTGTACGTGAACAAGATTTTCTTGGGTCACCGCTCCTATGGTTTCGGTGCGGCTGCACGCGTTTACTTTGGTAAAGATCTTCCAGATCTGACCCTAAGCGAAATCGCAACACTAGCCGGTATGCCAAAAGCGCCATCAACCATGAACCCGATCTACTCACTAGAGCGTGCGACCAATCGTCGTAACGTGGTGCTAGGTCGAATGCTGGATGAGAAATACATCACTCAAGAAGAGTACGATGAAGCTCGTGCCGAAGAGTTAGTTTCAAAATACCACGGCGCAGAGATCGAACTGAGCGCACCTTATGTCGCAGAAGTTGCTCGTGCTTGGATGGTAGAACGCTACGGTGAAGATGCCTACACATCAGGTATGAAGGTCTACACGACGGTTGATTCAACTCTGCAAGATGCCGCAAACCGCGCAGCTATCACTAACCTTCTTAACTACGATGAGCGACACGGCTATCGCGGTGCTGAAAAAGTACTTTGGCAAACCGAGCAAGCTGCTTGGGATCAAGAACAGATCGTTAAACACCTAAAATCACAACCGACCTATGGTGATTTAACACCGGCTGTCGTGACCAAAGTAGATGCTCAACGCGCTCACGTTTGGGTTAAAAACCAAGGTGAAGGCGTGATTGAATGGCAAGGCATGAACTGGGCACGTAAGTTCCTAACTGACGACCGCCAAGGCCCTGCCCCATCAAACGCACAAGAGATCTTGGCAGTAGGTGAACAGATCTGGGTTCGTAGCGAAACTATCTCTGGCAAAGAAGCAACGGCCGAAGAGAATGAAGAGGCAACCGAAGTCGCTAATGCTGCACCAACTAACTGGCGCCTAAGCCAAGTGCCAAATGCAAACACCGCATTTGTCGCAATGAACCCTGATAATGGCGCTGTACTTTCTATGGTTGGTGGTTTCAACTTTGTTCACAACAAGTTTAACCGTGCAACCCAATCAATCCGCCAAGTAGGTTCAGGTATCAAGCCTTTCATCTACTCTGCAGCTATCGACAAAGGCTTAACGCTAGCATCGCTGATCAACGATGCTCCGATTAACCAATGGGATAAGAGCCAAGGGACAGCGTGGCGTCCGAAGAATTCACCACCAACGTATGTGGGTCCAACTCGTCTTCGCATTGGCTTAGCACAATCGAAAAACGTAATGGCGGTACGTGTACTACGTGAAGTGGGCTTAGATGATACTCGTAACTACCTAACACGCTTTGGTTTTGATATTGATGAAGTACCTCGCTCGGAAACCATCGCACTGGGTGCAGGTAGCTTAACGCCAATGAAAGTGGCTCAAGGTTACTCGGTATTTGCGAATGGTGGCTACTATGTGGAACCTTTCTACATCAGTCGTGTTGAAAGCCCATTTGGTGACGTAGAATTTGAAGCTTCACCAAAAGTCGTTTGTCACCAAGACTGTGAAGCGAACCTAGAAACAGATCCTGTTGCTGACGAGTTTGCTGAGCAAGACGTTGATGCCGAAACACAATACGCGCCACAAGTCATCTCAGAACAGACCGCATTCCTAGTTCGTGAAATGATGTACAGCAACATCTGGGGCGGTGGTAACTGGCGCGAAGGCACAGGTTGGAACGGCACTGGTTGGCGTGCTCAACCACTGAAGCGTCGAGATATTGGTGGCAAAACCGGTACGACCAATGACTCAAAAGACACTTGGTACAGCGGTTACGGCCCTGGCATTGTAGCCACCGTGTGGGTTGGTTTTGATAACCATAACCGCAACCTAGGTCGCACTAAAAACAACAGTAATTTAGGTAAAGACCAGATTACTGGTGCGGAAGCGGGTGCTAAAACCGCACAACCAGCTTGGGTTGACTTCATGGGCTTAGCTCTGAAAGATGTACCTGCGCAGCGTAAAGAGATCCCAGAAGATATCGTACGAGTGCGAATTGATAGAGACACCGGTCTCCTGACCAACAAATCTGATGGTTCTTCGATGTTTGAATACTTCGTGAAAGGCACTGAACCTACAGAGTACATCAGCGAGCGCTTTGGTGATGATATCTACTCATCATCAGGTGACGCTGAAGAAGAGCTGTTCTAA